From one Trifolium pratense cultivar HEN17-A07 linkage group LG1, ARS_RC_1.1, whole genome shotgun sequence genomic stretch:
- the LOC123902576 gene encoding uncharacterized protein LOC123902576, with the protein MLQLVLLYKNPLLHASLSIILTITLSFFRIPILFLYALQTYIHPDSQPQSNGLKAAIRRPGTEPSSTELRKRNKSKDKVDFDENNAQIFRIKLDQSHLQSRLYIDQYIVAFTVSFVALFSILLHWFLDCSENNGLLANGVFVPILLSIFSLYTWGMLLFKVTFERSASRRSEKQLSIVFGVLGAFLGLLLVPEVASLVLDFDFGVSVDGFWRVFISAMMGCLACFLFIPAVRSARSFWLGTDQLRCNLSMITCGFYNRVILYANQILLILVALLWITPLSEVFVNKNYNYSMGNSATMREVGNAERLVGNVGFLSSDFDNFRRWCLLGSSLLQIVALRANMQMYLNEALLSWYQRLHGSKVPDLDYSRAKMFLHNHYLCLVVLQFLGPPVLVLIFLGLSQIDGPSFGNFPLALPSSAFFKEVALFLAWWVTFLSAIFSSVILLLHRHCILYVS; encoded by the coding sequence ATGCTCCAATTGGTGCTGTTATACAAGAACCCATTGCTTCACGCATCACTCTCCATCATCCTCACCATAACTCTATCTTTCTTCAGAATCCCAATCCTCTTCCTCTACGCTCTCCAAACCTACATCCACCCTGATTCCCAACCCCAATCCAATGGTCTCAAAGCCGCCATTCGCCGCCCCGGAACCGAACCTTCTTCCACGGAGCTCAGAAAGAGGAACAAGTCAAAGGACAAGGTCGATTTCGACGAAAACAATGCTCAGATCTTCAGGATAAAGCTCGATCAAAGTCACCTTCAATCTCGTCTTTATATCGATCAGTATATCGTTGCTTTCACTGTTTCTTTTGTTGCCCTTTTTTCTATTTTGCTTCATTGGTTTTTGGATTGTTCAGAGAATAATGGGTTGTTGGCAAATGGGGTTTTTGTTCCGATTCTGCTATCAATTTTCAGTCTTTATACTTGGGGGATGCTACTTTTTAAGGTCACGTTTGAGAGATCTGCGTCAAGAAGATCAGAGAAGCAATTAAGTATTGTTTTTGGGGTTTTAGGGGCGTTTTTAGGATTGCTTTTGGTTCCTGAGGTTGCTTCTTTGGTTTTGGATTTTGATTTTGGGGTTTCTGTTGATGGGTTTTGGAGGGTTTTCATATCTGCAATGATGGGTTGTCTTGCTTGTTTCTTGTTCATTCCTGCTGTAAGAAGTGCAAGATCTTTTTGGCTTGGAACCGATCAGCTTCGTTGCAATTTGTCAATGATAACTTGTGGATTTTATAACCGTGTGATCCTTTATGCAAATCAAATCTTGCTTATTTTAGTGGCTTTATTATGGATTACTCCGTTGTCTGAAGTTTTCGTAAATAAAAACTACAATTACAGTATGGGAAATAGTGCGACAATGAGGGAAGTTGGTAATGCTGAGAGATTGGTAGGGAATGTGGGGTTTCTGTCATCTGATTTTGACAACTTTCGGCGCTGGTGCTTATTGGGATCAAGTTTGTTGCAGATTGTGGCTTTAAGGGCTAATATGCAAATGTATCTCAACGAAGCTTTGTTGTCTTGGTACCAAAGGCTTCATGGTAGCAAGGTTCCTGACTTGGATTATAGTAGAGCGAAGATGTTCCTGCATAATCACTATTTGTGCCTTGTGGTTTTGCAATTTCTTGGCCCTCCTGTTTTGGTACTTATCTTTCTTGGCTTGTCTCAGATTGATGGTCCTTCCTTTGGAAATTTTCCATTGGCATTGCCTAGCTCTGCTTTTTTCAAAGAGGTTGCATTGTTTTTGGCTTGGTGGGTAACCTTTCTGTCGGCAATATTCTCTTCGGTGATCCTTTTACTGCATCGCCATTGTATTTTGTATGTTTCTTGA
- the LOC123923826 gene encoding 3-hexulose-6-phosphate isomerase, giving the protein MASSSNSISQDMASMATQICNQIASIFSNPTHPYPPSLEILVTELSTVASQKARVFLYGVGREGLMLKALCMRLAHLGLSAHLVFDMTTPPITTGDLLIASAGPGGFSTVDAICSVAQSNGGRVVLLTAQPETGSCVKHASVVAYVPAQTMANDADAVDVKSRPLLPMGSVYEGALFVLFEMVVYKLGEVLGESPEAVRSRHTNLE; this is encoded by the coding sequence ATGGCTTCTTCTTCTAATTCTATTTCTCAAGATATGGCTTCAATGGCCACACAAATCTGCAACCAAATAGCTTCCATATTTTCAAACCCCACTCATCCATACCCACCTTCACTGGAAATCTTAGTCACCGAGCTCTCCACCGTCGCTTCTCAAAAAGCCCGCGTTTTCCTCTATGGAGTGGGACGTGAGGGCCTAATGCTCAAAGCCCTATGTATGCGCCTAGCCCATCTGGGCCTTTCGGCCCATTTAGTCTTCGATATGACAACTCCTCCAATCACCACCGGTGATCTCCTCATCGCCTCCGCCGGTCCGGGAGGCTTCTCCACCGTTGACGCTATATGCTCAGTTGCGCAATCTAATGGCGGAAGGGTGGTGCTTCTGACGGCTCAGCCTGAGACAGGGTCGTGTGTGAAGCATGCTAGTGTGGTGGCTTATGTGCCTGCGCAGACCATGGCGAATGATGCGGATGCAGTGGATGTGAAATCTAGACCGTTGCTTCCGATGGGAAGTGTGTATGAAGGTgcactgtttgtattgtttgaGATGGTTGTGTATAAGTTAGGGGAGGTCTTAGGTGAGAGTCCTGAAGCCGTTCGATCTCGCCATACTAATCTTGAATGA
- the LOC123903078 gene encoding protein phosphatase inhibitor 2 isoform X2, with amino-acid sequence MRGHVRWDEANIGNIEATKPVRQKITEPKTPYHPMLEDDSSQSPGRVGYDECVDEKTDQANAEETAFDKATCCSRKKTRQSDGWSSSEDEIETVEQIDEDASCSFKEHRRAHYDEFLKVKELRQQAALLENGSDEENNTELAEEKKSDISSPASAK; translated from the exons ATGAG GGGACATGTGAGATGGGACGAAGCTAATATTGGAAACATTGAGGCAACCAAACCTGTGAGGCAAAAAATTACTGAGCCGAAGACTCCATATCATCCCATGCTGGAAGATGACA GCTCTCAATCTCCTGGAAGAGTAGGGTATGATGAATGTGTTGATGAGAAAACCGACCAAGCAAATGCTGAAGAAACTGCTTTTGATAAAGCGACCTGTTGCAGCAGAAAAAAAACTAGGCAATCTGATGGCTGGTCTTCATCCGAGGATGAGATAGAAACAGTAGAGCAAATCGATGAAG ATGCCAGTTGTAGTTTTAAAGAGCACCGAAGGGCCCACTATGATGAATTCCTTAAAGTCAAAGAACTGAGACAGCAGGCTGCTCTTCTAGAGAATGGAAGTGACGAGGAGAATAATACTGAGCTTGCTGAGGAGAAGAAATCTGACATATCATCTCCAGCAAGTGCTAAGTAA
- the LOC123903078 gene encoding protein phosphatase inhibitor 2 isoform X1, protein MSCRGHVRWDEANIGNIEATKPVRQKITEPKTPYHPMLEDDSSQSPGRVGYDECVDEKTDQANAEETAFDKATCCSRKKTRQSDGWSSSEDEIETVEQIDEDASCSFKEHRRAHYDEFLKVKELRQQAALLENGSDEENNTELAEEKKSDISSPASAK, encoded by the exons ATGAG TTGCAGGGGACATGTGAGATGGGACGAAGCTAATATTGGAAACATTGAGGCAACCAAACCTGTGAGGCAAAAAATTACTGAGCCGAAGACTCCATATCATCCCATGCTGGAAGATGACA GCTCTCAATCTCCTGGAAGAGTAGGGTATGATGAATGTGTTGATGAGAAAACCGACCAAGCAAATGCTGAAGAAACTGCTTTTGATAAAGCGACCTGTTGCAGCAGAAAAAAAACTAGGCAATCTGATGGCTGGTCTTCATCCGAGGATGAGATAGAAACAGTAGAGCAAATCGATGAAG ATGCCAGTTGTAGTTTTAAAGAGCACCGAAGGGCCCACTATGATGAATTCCTTAAAGTCAAAGAACTGAGACAGCAGGCTGCTCTTCTAGAGAATGGAAGTGACGAGGAGAATAATACTGAGCTTGCTGAGGAGAAGAAATCTGACATATCATCTCCAGCAAGTGCTAAGTAA
- the LOC123913026 gene encoding RING-H2 finger protein ATL39 — MVNSITHFNFNLIIFFFLLLVSNDTAEAQSTIMQPSSPTILWDVSSIVVIVVAIIITLILIFIFSLFLRRATNPSMEELSKRELGIGINPQILKSFPILLYSSIINNLKESEDPLQCAVCLADFNNNDTIRVLPQCNHIFHPPCIDAWLSNHATCPVCRTNLNHQCSCHLAISIDTQVNGERGNESV, encoded by the coding sequence ATGGTTAACTCCATAACACACTTCAATTTCAatctcatcatcttcttcttcctccttctTGTTAGCAATGATACTGCAGAAGCACAATCAACAATAATGCAACCATCATCACCAACAATCTTATGGGACGTGTCTTCTATCGTGGTAATTGTCGTAGCAATCATTATCACACTCATCTTAATTTTCATCTTCTCATTGTTTCTGCGCCGCGCCACTAATCCATCAATGGAAGAGTTATCAAAGCGCGAACTTGGCATTGGTATCAACCCTCAAATTCTAAAAAGTTTTCCAATTTTATTATACTCTTCCATCATCAACAATCTTAAGGAAAGTGAAGATCCTCTACAATGTGCTGTTTGTCTTGCTGATTTCAACAACAATGATACAATTCGTGTGTTACCTCAATGTAACCATATTTTTCATCCTCCTTGTATTGATGCTTGGCTTTCTAACCATGCTACTTGTCCTGTTTGCCGTACCAATCTCAATCATCAATGTTCATGTCATTTGGCAATTTCTATCGACACACAAGTCAACGGTGAACGTGGAAATGAAAGCGTGTAA
- the LOC123897184 gene encoding membrane steroid-binding protein 1: MATVQLWETLKDSIVAYTGLSPTTFFTLLALLFAFYYVVSGLFGSSSSNRHHQTRHFQEEELPPLRPPVQLGEITEEQLKEYDGTDNDKPLLMAIKGQIYDVSQSRMFYGPGGPYALFAGKDASRALAKMSFEEKDLTGDISGLGPFERDALQDWEYKFMEKYVKVGTIKKEVPVTDAESSGEPSESTPRDVDAVKPTKDDKSETAAAVKSDETPSNVEADKE; encoded by the exons ATGGCCACCGTGCAGCTGTGGGAGACTCTCAAAGACTCCATCGTCGCCTACACCGGTCTATCTCCGACCACTTTCTTCACTCTCTTGGCTCTTCTATTTGCCTTTTACTACGTCGTTTCTGGTCTCTTTGGCTCCTCTTCTTCTAACCGTCACCACCAAACCCGCCACTTCCAAGAAGAGGAGCTTCCTCCTCTTCGACCCCCTGTTCAGCTAGGTGAAATCACCGAAGAACAACTCAAGGAATACGATGGCACCGATAATGATAAACCCTTGCTCATGGCTATTAAGGGTCAGATCTATGATGTGTCTCAGAGCAG GATGTTTTATGGACCCGGTGGaccttatgctttatttgctgGGAAGGATGCTAGTAGAGCTTTAGCAAAGATGTCGTTTGAAGAGAAAGATCTGACTGGGGATATTTCTGGTCTTGGCCCATTTGAGCGCGACGCATTACAGGACTGGGAATACAAGTTTATGGAGAAGTATGTAAAGGTTGGAACTATTAAAAAGGAAGTTCCAGTTACTGATGCTGAATCCAGCGGCGAACCATCAGAATCTACTCCCCGCGATGTTGATGCTGTTAAGCCAACTAAAGATGACAAATCAGAAACTGCTGCAGCTGTTAAAAGTGATGAAACCCCTTCAAATGTTGAAGCCGATAAAGAGTAA
- the LOC123884277 gene encoding F-box/LRR-repeat protein At3g48880-like isoform X2, giving the protein MEAKKCNAAVGNTMDKVNFILKNLNSDILGNIFKRIDIFESNLAVSRFTEAWKKASNDEPVWQTLDFSMLKSDFVKTLTKPYVWVHSRSDASLSNLLFVALNLSQGNVKTLIFHYNLFLTNEQFIYTATRCPLVRRLVFVSWNCVKKIGIITAIRMWKDLVSMTMPNIRNPEYVFYEISMHCKNFRELKVMGFVDVHFASSLVRYLPNLKVLSLRCSGLSKEALILILDELKHLEVLNISHSCYVELEQNPRDGYKYSSDIDPIIIDKASRLREFHTCMKESCIMCKRTRDDDGYPRWYKYEEGIWKQDEVSSLAL; this is encoded by the exons ATGGAGGCTAAAAAATGTAATGCTGCAGTAGGGAACACCATGGACAAGGTTAACTTTATTCTGAAGAATTTAAACAGTGATATTTTGGGTAACATTTTTAAGCGCATTGATATCTTCGAATCAAATTTAGCTGTTTCTCGTTTTACCGAAGCATGGAAGAAAGCTAGCAATGACGAACCTGTTTGGCAAACACTTGATTTTTCAATGTTGAAATCTGATTTTGTGAAGACCTTAACTAAGCCATATGTTTGGGTTCACTCTCGCTCTGACGCCAGTTTGTCgaatttgttgtttgttgcaTTGAATCTTAGTCAAGGAAATGTCAAGACATTGATTTTCCATTACAACTTGTTTCTCACCAATGAACAATTCATCTACACAGCTACAAG GTGCCCACTTGTAAGACGACTAGTCTTTGTATCTTGGAACTGTGTCAAGAAAATAGGAATTATAACGGCAATTAGGATGTGGAAAGATCTAGTGTCTATGACAATGCCTAACATTAGAAATCCAGAATATGTTTTTTATGAGATTTCAATGCATTGCAAGAACTTTAGAGAACTCAAGGTTATGGGATTTGTTGATGTGCACTTTGCTTCATCACTCGTTAGATATCTTCCAAATTTGAAAGTTTTGAGTCTTCGATGTTCAGGATTGTCAAAGGAAgctcttattttaattttggatGAGCTCAAACATTTAGAAGTGCTCAACATTTCACATTCTTGTTATGTGGAACTCGAACAAAATCCTAGAGATGGATATAAGTATAGTAGTGATATTGACCCTATTATCATTGATAAGGCTTCTAGGTTGCGTGAGTTTCACACATGCATGAAAGAATCATGCATCATGTGTAAGAGGACAAGAGATGATGATGGATATCCTAGGTGGTACAAGTACGAGGAAGGGATTTGGAAACAAGATGAAGTTAGCTCTCTTGCACTTTGA
- the LOC123884277 gene encoding F-box/LRR-repeat protein At3g48880-like isoform X1: MQLQVIEPWSSLLSSASITTKLTNICLFNSSFYIQGILYLFITSGTLFFLTKVLVKFTCYLVSSLLCRRVGAMEAKKCNAAVGNTMDKVNFILKNLNSDILGNIFKRIDIFESNLAVSRFTEAWKKASNDEPVWQTLDFSMLKSDFVKTLTKPYVWVHSRSDASLSNLLFVALNLSQGNVKTLIFHYNLFLTNEQFIYTATRCPLVRRLVFVSWNCVKKIGIITAIRMWKDLVSMTMPNIRNPEYVFYEISMHCKNFRELKVMGFVDVHFASSLVRYLPNLKVLSLRCSGLSKEALILILDELKHLEVLNISHSCYVELEQNPRDGYKYSSDIDPIIIDKASRLREFHTCMKESCIMCKRTRDDDGYPRWYKYEEGIWKQDEVSSLAL; this comes from the exons atgcagttgcaggtgatcgaaccgtggtcttccctactaagttcagcgtcaatcaccactaaactaactaacatttgtttatttaatagTAGCTTTTACATACAAG GGATTTTGTATTTATTCATTACTTCCGGCACTCTTTTCTTCCTTACGAAAGTACTAGTCAAGTTCACTTGTTATCTAGTTTCCTCTTTGTTATGTAG GAGAGTTGGTGCAATGGAGGCTAAAAAATGTAATGCTGCAGTAGGGAACACCATGGACAAGGTTAACTTTATTCTGAAGAATTTAAACAGTGATATTTTGGGTAACATTTTTAAGCGCATTGATATCTTCGAATCAAATTTAGCTGTTTCTCGTTTTACCGAAGCATGGAAGAAAGCTAGCAATGACGAACCTGTTTGGCAAACACTTGATTTTTCAATGTTGAAATCTGATTTTGTGAAGACCTTAACTAAGCCATATGTTTGGGTTCACTCTCGCTCTGACGCCAGTTTGTCgaatttgttgtttgttgcaTTGAATCTTAGTCAAGGAAATGTCAAGACATTGATTTTCCATTACAACTTGTTTCTCACCAATGAACAATTCATCTACACAGCTACAAG GTGCCCACTTGTAAGACGACTAGTCTTTGTATCTTGGAACTGTGTCAAGAAAATAGGAATTATAACGGCAATTAGGATGTGGAAAGATCTAGTGTCTATGACAATGCCTAACATTAGAAATCCAGAATATGTTTTTTATGAGATTTCAATGCATTGCAAGAACTTTAGAGAACTCAAGGTTATGGGATTTGTTGATGTGCACTTTGCTTCATCACTCGTTAGATATCTTCCAAATTTGAAAGTTTTGAGTCTTCGATGTTCAGGATTGTCAAAGGAAgctcttattttaattttggatGAGCTCAAACATTTAGAAGTGCTCAACATTTCACATTCTTGTTATGTGGAACTCGAACAAAATCCTAGAGATGGATATAAGTATAGTAGTGATATTGACCCTATTATCATTGATAAGGCTTCTAGGTTGCGTGAGTTTCACACATGCATGAAAGAATCATGCATCATGTGTAAGAGGACAAGAGATGATGATGGATATCCTAGGTGGTACAAGTACGAGGAAGGGATTTGGAAACAAGATGAAGTTAGCTCTCTTGCACTTTGA
- the LOC123885800 gene encoding F-box/LRR-repeat protein At3g48880-like: MDDVDSSTRRWEDLDTDILVKIFQLLDLFELTSGIAHVCSAWRVACCDPLLWKTLDLSMLRSNFIKIPLEPFVYVDQRSDKKLTRLLKISLNLSKQSILTLIFHFNLYVSDDQLTYTAERCPQLKRLVLPAWNRIKRTGMCKAIRCWKELESLTMPSIANPPYFLEEIATHCKNFRELKIMGPCDMFFASTLATFVPQLRVLSIRCTALYRDALILILDSLEHLEVLNISHCILIEGHPGPPSQYKKVIKKIDPIIRQKASRLREFITCMEDLCIMCQRTRTDEGIVRWYKYEEWFWKEDEVKALAL; the protein is encoded by the exons ATGGATGACGTTGATTCGAGCACGAGGAGATGGGAGGATCTGGACACGGATATTTTGGTGAAGATTTTTCAGTTGCTTGACCTATTCGAGTTAACTTCTGGCATTGCTCATGTTTGTAGTGCATGGCGCGTGGCTTGTTGTGATCCACTTCTTTGGAAGACACTTGATTTGTCAATGTTAAGATCTAATTTCATCAAGATTCCATTAGAGCCATTTGTTTACGTGGATCAACGATCTGATAAGAAATTGACCCGTTTATTAAAGATTTCCTTGAATCTCAGCAAGCAGAGTATATTGACGCTGATCTTCCATTTCAACTTGTACGTAAGTGATGATCAGTTGACATACACTGCTGAAAg ATGCCCACAACTGAAACGACTAGTTCTGCCGGCTTGGAACAGAATTAAGAGAACAGGAATGTGCAAGGCCATCCGTTGCTGGAAAGAGCTGGAGTCTCTGACAATGCCTAGTATAGCAAACCCGCCATATTTTCTAGAGGAAATTGCAACACACTGCAAGAACTTCAGAGAACTCAAGATTATGGGGCCATGTGACATGTTCTTTGCTTCAACTCTGGCTACATTTGTTCCACAATTGAGAGTCTTGAGCATTCGTTGCACAGCGCTATACAGGGATGCTCTCATTCTCATCCTAGACAGCTTAGAACATTTAGAAGTGCTCAACATATCACATTGCATTCTAATTGAAGGCCATCCAGGCCCTCCTTCTCAATATAAAAAGGTTATCAAAAAAATTGATCCCATTATTCGCCAGAAGGCTTCTCGGTTGCGTGAATTTATCACATGCATGGAAGACTTGTGCATCATGTGCCAACGAACAAGAACTGATGAAGGGATAGTTAGGTGGTACAAGTACGAGGAATGGTTTTGGAAAGAAGATGAGGTGAAGGCTCTTGCACTTTAA